The Deinococcus metalli genome includes a window with the following:
- a CDS encoding TetR/AcrR family transcriptional regulator, translating to MMSSPVPSPQERILHAALTLLETGGIDAVSTRAVSVAANVQPPTIYRHYGDMRGLLDAVASAGFHTYLRANASRARRADPVQELREGWHLHVDFGLKHPHLYALMYAAPESGTLSPAAREGFAALHALIERIAATGRLTTGVERAAAMVHRAGLGYTLGQLSDPIPDPSVSDAMLDAVLSVILTPEPADATPPGPSAAAHAVALAAVLKAEPSPFSEAERYLLTEWLRRLM from the coding sequence ATGATGTCGTCCCCGGTGCCCTCGCCACAGGAGCGCATCCTGCACGCTGCCCTGACGCTGCTGGAGACCGGCGGGATCGACGCGGTCTCCACCCGTGCGGTCAGCGTGGCGGCCAACGTCCAGCCCCCCACCATCTACCGCCATTACGGCGACATGCGCGGCCTGCTGGACGCCGTCGCCAGCGCCGGCTTCCACACGTACCTGCGGGCCAACGCGTCCCGTGCCCGGCGCGCCGATCCGGTGCAGGAACTCCGCGAGGGCTGGCACCTGCACGTGGACTTCGGCCTCAAGCACCCGCACCTGTATGCCTTGATGTACGCCGCGCCAGAATCCGGCACCCTGTCCCCCGCCGCCCGCGAGGGCTTCGCGGCGCTCCACGCCCTGATAGAACGCATCGCCGCGACCGGACGGCTCACCACGGGCGTCGAACGCGCGGCCGCCATGGTTCACCGCGCCGGCCTGGGCTACACGCTGGGACAGCTCAGTGACCCCATCCCCGACCCCAGCGTGTCGGACGCCATGCTGGACGCCGTCCTGAGCGTCATTCTCACGCCCGAACCCGCCGACGCCACGCCCCCCGGGCCGAGTGCCGCCGCCCACGCCGTCGCGCTGGCCGCCGTGCTCAAGGCCGAGCCGAGCCCCTTCAGCGAGGCCGAGCGGTATCTGCTGACGGAGTGGCTGCGCCGGCTGATGTGA
- a CDS encoding ABC transporter substrate-binding protein yields MKKALLFALAAATLGSAHAANVPVKLQLKWFPQAQFAGFFVAQAKGYYKAEGLDVTLLPIGDQSPIQTVATGTADFGTTWITDLLTARQQGLPVVHIAQLFQKSGYTLVSLKTKDIMKPADLMGKKIGVWPSGNEYPAVALLKKNNMTSSLDSSVANPSVQAVTYPFDPSLVFPDKVDAVSAMTYNEVDQIVGLGYPLDKLNIMSAADNGVNLLEDLMFTTQKVLDTKNFKGSGMSGQEIAAKLVRATLKGWNYAVANQKEAVQIVLVNCGNTCKGSGTRASAAGHQTWQMAEIAKLYKAGPTLKGMAGYLDPATYQANVKLLMDLGILKSMPSAGAVNYSVWEMATGKKAK; encoded by the coding sequence ATGAAGAAAGCCCTGCTGTTCGCCCTCGCCGCCGCCACCCTCGGTTCCGCCCACGCCGCCAACGTGCCCGTCAAGCTCCAGCTCAAGTGGTTCCCGCAGGCGCAGTTCGCGGGCTTTTTCGTCGCGCAGGCCAAGGGCTATTACAAGGCCGAGGGCCTAGACGTGACGCTGCTGCCCATCGGGGACCAGTCGCCCATCCAGACGGTCGCCACCGGCACCGCCGACTTCGGCACCACGTGGATCACGGACCTGCTCACCGCGCGCCAGCAGGGCCTGCCGGTCGTGCACATCGCGCAGCTGTTCCAGAAAAGCGGGTACACGCTGGTCAGCCTGAAGACCAAGGACATCATGAAACCGGCCGACCTGATGGGCAAGAAGATCGGCGTGTGGCCCAGCGGCAACGAGTACCCGGCCGTGGCGCTGCTCAAGAAGAACAACATGACCAGCAGCCTGGACAGCAGTGTGGCGAACCCCAGCGTGCAGGCCGTGACGTATCCCTTCGACCCCAGCCTGGTGTTCCCGGACAAGGTCGATGCGGTCTCGGCCATGACCTACAACGAGGTCGACCAGATCGTGGGCCTGGGTTACCCGCTGGACAAGCTGAACATCATGAGCGCCGCCGACAACGGCGTGAACCTGCTCGAGGACCTGATGTTCACCACGCAGAAGGTGCTCGACACCAAGAACTTCAAGGGCAGCGGCATGAGCGGCCAGGAAATCGCCGCGAAGCTCGTGCGCGCCACCCTGAAGGGCTGGAACTACGCGGTCGCCAACCAGAAGGAAGCCGTGCAGATCGTGCTGGTCAACTGCGGCAACACCTGCAAGGGCTCGGGCACGCGCGCCAGCGCCGCCGGGCACCAGACGTGGCAGATGGCCGAGATCGCCAAGCTGTACAAGGCCGGCCCGACCCTGAAGGGCATGGCCGGGTACCTCGATCCCGCCACGTACCAGGCCAACGTGAAGCTGCTGATGGACCTGGGCATCCTCAAGAGCATGCCCAGCGCCGGGGCCGTGAACTACAGCGTGTGGGAAATGGCGACGGGCAAGAAGGCGAAGTAA
- a CDS encoding ABC transporter permease, with amino-acid sequence MASGTVAVTLTRGGSRTALGWALLALGALLLLAAVWVVWPYPLDSVPPGRKALSIALTVLGALGGVAGLGAVAARLSGLLPALIAALLVLIGVEALLRAFGVPPGLIPTPTRVVQALWSARAVLLQDARVTFVQETLTGYAAGAALGILVALAAVRFPFLERGALPYAGLFSSIPIVALAPVVVKAFGLEWTSKAIIVAITVFFPVVVNVVRGLQSANPLLLDLMRTYAAPPAQAFALVRVPSALPFLFNALKVASTLAMIGAIVGEFFGTTGRGLGFRIQIEAGRFNLDIVWAAIVVASVLGIAFYAVIQWLEHRFTGWHASRRLNR; translated from the coding sequence GTGGCGAGCGGGACAGTCGCGGTGACGCTGACGCGCGGGGGCAGCCGCACCGCACTCGGCTGGGCGCTGCTGGCGCTGGGCGCGCTGCTGCTGCTCGCGGCGGTGTGGGTGGTGTGGCCCTACCCGCTGGACAGCGTGCCGCCGGGCCGCAAGGCGCTGAGCATCGCCCTGACGGTGCTGGGCGCGCTGGGCGGCGTCGCGGGGCTGGGCGCGGTCGCCGCGCGCCTGTCGGGGCTCCTCCCGGCGCTGATCGCCGCGCTGCTGGTCCTGATCGGCGTGGAGGCGCTGCTGCGGGCCTTCGGGGTGCCGCCGGGCCTGATTCCCACGCCCACGCGGGTGGTGCAGGCGCTGTGGTCGGCCCGCGCGGTGCTGCTGCAAGACGCCCGCGTGACCTTCGTGCAGGAGACCCTGACCGGCTACGCAGCGGGCGCCGCGCTGGGCATCCTCGTCGCGCTGGCGGCCGTGCGCTTTCCGTTCCTGGAGCGCGGAGCGCTGCCGTACGCGGGCCTGTTCTCCAGCATTCCCATCGTGGCGCTCGCGCCGGTGGTCGTGAAGGCCTTCGGGCTGGAGTGGACCAGCAAAGCGATCATCGTGGCGATCACCGTGTTCTTCCCCGTCGTGGTGAACGTGGTGCGCGGCCTCCAGAGCGCCAATCCCCTGCTGCTCGACCTGATGCGGACCTACGCCGCCCCGCCCGCACAGGCGTTCGCGCTGGTGCGGGTGCCGAGCGCCCTGCCCTTCCTGTTCAACGCGCTCAAGGTCGCCTCGACCCTCGCCATGATCGGCGCCATCGTCGGGGAGTTTTTCGGCACAACCGGGCGCGGCCTGGGCTTCCGCATCCAGATCGAGGCCGGGCGGTTCAACCTCGATATCGTGTGGGCAGCCATCGTGGTCGCCTCCGTGCTGGGCATCGCGTTCTACGCGGTCATCCAGTGGCTCGAACACCGCTTCACGGGCTGGCACGCCAGCCGCCGTCTGAACCGTTAA
- a CDS encoding ABC transporter permease, with protein sequence MTTLRRPGSIGTLGPMLVVAVVVLALYWPLMLWANVGQAQRTLDSGAELECKTAIACATQLRNPVLPAPAQLGASFRTMSTPPMSPTSVPYNTLVTAGETLVGLGIATVLGVILAVGLVASRAFERVTLPWLIASQTVPVVALAPMLAVVLGQYGVQGWLPKALIAAYIAFFPVAVGVSAGLRSPDPMQEDLMRTYRASGSQVFWKLRLPASLPFLFTSLKVAATAALIGSIVAEISTISFAGLGKMLAENSRASDTLALWVIMLYGAALGIALVGLLGVVERLVTPWRAGQSR encoded by the coding sequence ATGACGACCCTCCGCCGGCCGGGCAGCATCGGAACCCTGGGGCCGATGCTGGTCGTGGCCGTGGTCGTGCTGGCCCTGTACTGGCCGCTGATGCTGTGGGCGAACGTGGGCCAGGCGCAGCGGACGCTCGACAGCGGCGCGGAACTGGAGTGCAAGACGGCCATCGCGTGCGCCACACAGCTCCGCAACCCGGTGCTGCCGGCCCCCGCGCAGCTCGGCGCGAGCTTCCGCACCATGAGCACGCCGCCGATGTCCCCGACCAGCGTGCCGTACAACACCCTGGTCACCGCCGGTGAGACGCTGGTCGGCCTGGGGATCGCCACGGTGCTGGGCGTGATCCTGGCCGTGGGGCTGGTCGCCAGCCGCGCCTTCGAGCGCGTGACGCTGCCGTGGCTGATCGCGTCGCAGACAGTGCCGGTGGTGGCGCTCGCGCCCATGCTGGCGGTGGTGCTCGGGCAGTACGGCGTGCAGGGCTGGCTGCCCAAGGCGCTGATCGCGGCGTACATCGCGTTCTTCCCGGTGGCGGTGGGCGTGTCGGCGGGCCTGCGCAGCCCTGACCCCATGCAGGAAGACCTGATGCGCACGTACCGCGCGTCCGGCTCCCAGGTGTTCTGGAAGCTGCGGCTGCCGGCCAGCCTGCCCTTCCTGTTCACGTCGCTGAAGGTCGCCGCGACGGCCGCGCTGATCGGTTCCATCGTGGCGGAGATCAGCACCATCTCCTTTGCGGGACTGGGCAAGATGCTGGCGGAGAACTCGCGCGCATCGGACACGCTGGCGCTGTGGGTGATCATGCTGTACGGCGCGGCGCTGGGCATCGCCCTGGTGGGTCTGCTGGGCGTGGTCGAGAGGCTGGTGACGCCGTGGCGAGCGGGACAGTCGCGGTGA
- a CDS encoding ABC transporter ATP-binding protein: protein MSAPATPYTVGTDAAAVHLRNLNMVFRGAGSDTIALQDATLAIRPGEFISLIGPSGCGKTTLLRLMADLITPTSGELRIGGKTPAQARQAREYGYVFQAPALMEWRTVLQNVMLPLDVMNRPKATRETRAREMLELVGLTGFEGRYPWQLSGGMQQRVSIARALAFDPPLLLMDEPFGALDEITREKLNGELLRLWQDTRKTVVFVTHGITEAVFLSTRVVVMTARPGKIEGVVDIDLPHPRTQETRESPRFFELATRVRELLRKGHGFDVEE from the coding sequence TTGAGCGCACCGGCCACCCCATACACCGTCGGCACGGACGCGGCGGCCGTTCACCTGCGGAACCTGAACATGGTGTTCCGGGGCGCGGGCAGCGACACCATCGCGTTGCAGGACGCCACGCTTGCTATCCGGCCCGGCGAGTTCATCTCGCTGATCGGGCCGTCGGGCTGCGGCAAGACCACGCTGCTGCGGCTGATGGCCGACCTGATCACGCCCACCAGCGGCGAGCTGCGGATCGGCGGCAAGACGCCGGCGCAGGCGCGGCAGGCGCGCGAGTACGGCTACGTGTTCCAGGCTCCGGCGCTGATGGAATGGCGCACGGTCCTCCAGAACGTGATGCTGCCGCTGGACGTCATGAACCGCCCGAAGGCCACCCGCGAGACGCGGGCGCGCGAGATGCTGGAGCTGGTGGGTCTGACCGGTTTCGAGGGCCGCTACCCGTGGCAGCTGTCGGGCGGCATGCAGCAGCGCGTGTCCATCGCGCGGGCGCTGGCCTTCGATCCGCCGCTGCTGCTGATGGACGAACCCTTCGGCGCGCTGGACGAGATTACCCGCGAGAAGCTGAACGGCGAGCTGCTGCGGCTGTGGCAGGACACGCGCAAGACGGTGGTGTTCGTGACCCACGGCATCACCGAGGCGGTGTTCCTGAGCACCCGCGTGGTCGTGATGACCGCGAGACCCGGCAAGATCGAGGGCGTGGTGGACATCGACCTGCCACACCCCCGCACGCAGGAGACGCGCGAGTCGCCGCGCTTTTTTGAACTGGCCACGCGCGTGCGCGAACTGCTGCGCAAGGGACACGGCTTCGATGTCGAGGAGTAG
- the hydA gene encoding dihydropyrimidinase has product MTLLIKNGEIVTADRRYTADILVEGETIAQIGEHLSAPDGAEVIDASGKLVFPGFIDPHVHVHLPFMGTFAKDTHTTASQAAVIGGTTTYIEMLAPGGSEDLMDAWHLWSGMAEGHSACDYTFHIGVTAWNDATEGYLRELVAGGMTSFKVFLAYKGAFGIEDAALFRTLTLAKELGVVVTAHCENAELVSQLQAKLLAEGKTGPEWHEPSRPEQVEADGTAHFATFLEMTGAEGYVVHLSNARALKAALDAKARGVNLHIESVIPHFLLDKTYAERPGVEGAKHVMSPPLRDKSNQKALWTALERGEIDTVATDHCPFDVAQKHMGDGDFTKIPNGIPAIEDRVNLLYTYGVSRGNLDVHRFVDAASTRTAKIFGLYPKKGEIAVGSDADLVIYDPAYRGKISAETCHVNNDYSGFEGMDIDGRPSVVTVRGQVAARDGEFVGDPSRGHLLRRHPHGSTA; this is encoded by the coding sequence ATGACCCTGCTCATCAAGAACGGCGAGATCGTCACCGCGGACCGGCGGTACACGGCGGACATCCTGGTCGAGGGCGAGACCATCGCGCAGATCGGGGAGCACCTGAGCGCGCCGGACGGCGCCGAGGTGATCGACGCGAGCGGCAAGCTGGTCTTCCCCGGATTCATCGATCCGCACGTGCACGTCCATCTGCCGTTCATGGGGACGTTTGCCAAGGACACGCACACCACTGCCAGCCAGGCGGCCGTGATCGGCGGGACGACCACGTACATCGAGATGCTCGCGCCGGGTGGCAGCGAGGACCTGATGGACGCGTGGCACCTGTGGTCCGGCATGGCCGAGGGCCACAGCGCGTGCGACTACACCTTCCACATCGGCGTGACCGCGTGGAATGACGCGACCGAGGGCTACCTGCGCGAGCTGGTCGCGGGCGGCATGACGTCGTTCAAGGTGTTCCTGGCGTACAAGGGCGCCTTCGGGATCGAGGACGCGGCGCTGTTCCGCACGCTGACGCTGGCGAAGGAACTCGGCGTGGTCGTCACGGCCCACTGCGAGAACGCGGAACTCGTGTCGCAGCTCCAGGCCAAGCTCCTTGCCGAGGGCAAGACCGGGCCGGAGTGGCACGAACCCAGCCGCCCGGAGCAGGTGGAGGCCGACGGCACCGCGCATTTCGCCACCTTCCTGGAGATGACGGGCGCGGAGGGCTACGTGGTGCACCTGTCGAACGCCCGTGCGCTGAAGGCCGCGCTGGACGCCAAGGCGCGCGGCGTGAACCTCCACATCGAGTCGGTGATTCCGCACTTCCTGCTGGACAAGACCTACGCCGAGCGGCCCGGCGTGGAGGGCGCCAAGCACGTGATGAGCCCCCCGCTGCGCGACAAATCGAACCAGAAGGCGCTGTGGACGGCGCTGGAGCGGGGCGAGATCGACACGGTGGCGACCGACCACTGCCCCTTCGACGTAGCGCAGAAGCACATGGGGGACGGCGACTTCACAAAGATCCCCAACGGTATTCCCGCCATCGAGGACCGCGTGAACCTGCTGTACACCTACGGCGTCAGCCGGGGCAATCTGGACGTCCACCGCTTCGTGGACGCGGCGAGCACGCGCACGGCGAAGATCTTCGGCCTGTACCCGAAGAAGGGCGAGATCGCGGTGGGCTCGGACGCCGATCTGGTGATCTACGACCCGGCGTACCGTGGCAAGATCAGCGCCGAGACCTGCCACGTGAACAACGACTACAGCGGCTTCGAGGGTATGGACATCGACGGGCGGCCCAGCGTGGTCACGGTGCGCGGTCAGGTCGCGGCGCGGGACGGCGAGTTCGTGGGCGATCCGTCGCGCGGGCACCTGCTGCGCCGCCACCCGCACGGGAGCACCGCTTGA
- the preA gene encoding NAD-dependent dihydropyrimidine dehydrogenase subunit PreA produces MADLSIDFAGIRAPNPFWLASAPPTNSGHQIHRAFEYGWGGAVWKTIGAPVLNISNRYGGLSIAGQRLLAINNVELISDRPLDVNLREIAEVKRMWPDRAVIVSAMVDADPQAWRDIVMKIEDTGADGIELNYGCPQGMSERGMGAAVGQVPEMCELNTQWVTSITRLPVIVKLTPNITHITEPAHAALAGGATALSLINTINSVMKIDLDTLRITPNIGGRGTHGGYAGPAVKPIALNMLAELMTDARVRASGVPISGMGGIVTWRDAAEFLLLGATSLQVCTAAMHYGYRIVEDMIDGLSNWMDDKGFATIYDVAGRALPQTSTFGELDLSYQAVARIDPDKCIQCNLCYVACNDTAHQCIDLVADGGVRVNPGFDVRANGRQVADTRPQPVVREPDCVGCALCANVCPVDGCIEMVSVPSGRESITWDQLTAQRPEVATSWDAMMAYRKEQGIDIH; encoded by the coding sequence ATGGCTGACCTGAGCATCGACTTCGCGGGCATCCGCGCGCCCAACCCCTTCTGGCTGGCGTCCGCGCCGCCCACCAACAGCGGGCACCAGATCCACCGCGCCTTCGAGTACGGCTGGGGCGGCGCGGTGTGGAAGACCATCGGCGCGCCGGTGCTGAACATCTCCAACCGCTACGGCGGCCTCAGCATCGCCGGGCAGCGCCTGCTCGCCATCAACAACGTCGAGCTGATCAGTGACCGCCCGCTGGACGTGAACCTGCGCGAGATCGCGGAGGTCAAGCGGATGTGGCCGGACCGCGCCGTGATCGTCTCCGCGATGGTGGACGCCGATCCGCAGGCGTGGCGCGACATCGTGATGAAGATCGAGGACACCGGCGCCGACGGCATCGAGCTGAACTACGGCTGCCCGCAGGGCATGAGCGAGCGCGGCATGGGCGCGGCCGTCGGGCAGGTGCCGGAGATGTGCGAGCTGAACACGCAGTGGGTCACGTCCATCACGCGGCTGCCGGTGATCGTGAAGCTCACGCCGAACATCACGCACATCACCGAACCCGCACACGCCGCGCTGGCGGGCGGCGCGACGGCCCTGAGCCTCATCAACACCATCAACTCGGTCATGAAGATCGATCTGGACACGCTGAGAATCACGCCGAACATCGGCGGGCGTGGCACGCACGGCGGCTATGCCGGCCCGGCGGTCAAGCCCATCGCGCTGAACATGCTCGCCGAGCTGATGACGGACGCGCGGGTGCGCGCCAGCGGCGTGCCGATCAGCGGCATGGGCGGCATCGTGACGTGGCGCGATGCGGCGGAATTCCTGCTGCTGGGCGCGACCTCGCTGCAGGTGTGCACCGCCGCCATGCACTACGGCTACCGCATCGTCGAGGACATGATCGACGGCCTGAGCAACTGGATGGACGACAAGGGCTTCGCCACCATCTACGACGTCGCCGGCAGGGCGCTGCCGCAGACGAGCACCTTCGGGGAACTCGATCTGAGCTACCAGGCGGTCGCCCGCATCGACCCGGACAAGTGCATCCAGTGCAACCTGTGTTACGTGGCGTGCAACGACACCGCGCACCAGTGCATCGACCTTGTTGCCGACGGCGGCGTGCGCGTGAACCCCGGCTTCGACGTCCGCGCGAACGGCAGGCAGGTCGCGGACACCCGGCCGCAGCCGGTCGTGCGCGAGCCGGATTGCGTCGGGTGCGCGCTGTGTGCGAACGTCTGTCCGGTGGACGGCTGTATCGAGATGGTCAGCGTGCCGTCGGGGCGCGAGAGCATCACGTGGGATCAGCTGACCGCGCAGCGGCCCGAGGTTGCCACGAGCTGGGATGCCATGATGGCCTACCGCAAGGAACAGGGCATCGACATCCACTGA
- a CDS encoding NAD(P)-dependent oxidoreductase — protein sequence MTDATAHVPPNTPVPDANLFAETYMPLTPHEATVEANRCLYCFDAPCLQACPTHIDIPTFIRKISTGNLRGSARTILEANFLGGTCARVCPVQELCEGACVLNAEDKPIAIGRLQRYAVDHVQERGVQLFQPGPATGRRVAVVGSGPAGLSAAAELAKLGHAVTLLEKRELGGGLSTYGIIVLREPVEVSLREVEAVRALGVDVQTQRELVGAADLDVLLAEYDAVVLAVGLGAVPAMGMPGEEYVLDGLQLIEDSKVSPDALQVGRRVAVIGAGNTAIDAATIARRHGADVTMVYRRTEAEMTAYRHEYEFALHEGINYQFLTQPVRVVTEGDTVTGLECVRMVLGVPDASGRPSPRPLPGSEFVIPCDQVIKAIGQEKPALAVALGLELDHGYIAVDGGMRTSIPRVYAGGDCVRARGTASTVMAVQDGKYAAAAIHEQLSAPKEAAHG from the coding sequence ATGACCGATGCGACCGCCCACGTCCCGCCGAACACCCCCGTGCCCGACGCGAACCTCTTCGCGGAGACGTACATGCCGCTCACCCCGCACGAGGCGACGGTCGAGGCGAACCGCTGCCTGTACTGCTTCGACGCGCCGTGCCTCCAGGCGTGCCCCACGCACATCGACATCCCGACGTTCATCCGCAAGATCAGCACCGGGAACCTGCGCGGCAGCGCCCGCACCATCCTGGAGGCGAACTTCCTGGGCGGCACCTGCGCGCGGGTGTGCCCCGTGCAGGAACTGTGCGAGGGCGCGTGCGTGCTGAACGCCGAGGACAAGCCCATTGCGATCGGCCGCCTGCAACGCTACGCGGTCGACCACGTACAGGAGCGCGGCGTTCAGCTGTTCCAGCCCGGCCCCGCGACCGGGCGCCGGGTGGCCGTGGTCGGCTCCGGGCCGGCCGGTCTGAGCGCCGCCGCCGAACTCGCCAAGCTGGGCCACGCGGTCACGCTGCTGGAAAAACGCGAGCTGGGCGGCGGGCTCTCCACATACGGCATCATCGTGCTGCGCGAACCCGTTGAGGTCTCGCTGCGCGAGGTCGAGGCGGTCAGGGCACTGGGCGTGGACGTGCAGACCCAGCGCGAACTCGTCGGCGCGGCCGACCTCGACGTGCTGCTGGCCGAATACGACGCCGTGGTGCTGGCAGTGGGCCTGGGCGCGGTGCCCGCCATGGGCATGCCCGGCGAGGAGTACGTGCTCGACGGCCTGCAACTCATCGAGGACAGCAAGGTGAGCCCGGACGCGCTGCAGGTGGGCCGGCGCGTCGCGGTGATCGGTGCGGGCAACACCGCCATCGACGCGGCGACGATTGCCCGGCGGCACGGCGCCGACGTCACGATGGTCTACCGCCGCACGGAAGCCGAGATGACCGCGTACCGCCACGAGTACGAGTTCGCGCTGCACGAGGGCATCAATTACCAGTTCCTGACCCAGCCGGTGCGCGTCGTGACCGAGGGGGACACCGTGACCGGGCTGGAGTGCGTGCGGATGGTGCTGGGCGTGCCGGACGCGTCGGGCCGGCCCAGCCCCCGGCCACTGCCCGGCAGTGAGTTCGTGATTCCCTGCGATCAGGTCATCAAGGCCATCGGGCAGGAGAAGCCCGCGCTGGCGGTCGCGCTGGGCCTGGAACTGGATCACGGGTACATCGCCGTGGACGGCGGCATGCGGACCAGCATTCCGCGCGTGTACGCCGGCGGCGACTGCGTGCGGGCACGCGGCACCGCCAGCACGGTCATGGCCGTGCAGGACGGCAAGTACGCCGCCGCCGCCATCCACGAGCAGCTCTCGGCACCCAAGGAGGCCGCGCATGGCTGA
- a CDS encoding ABC transporter permease has translation MTATLSPTAPTAEVRQTPLSLALRRFRRNKVGVLSFWVLVALYVIAIFSGFLSPYSITAQHQDNPYQRPQAVHVVHQGKLMRPFVYGFKKSRDPVTFKATFAPDTSRPIPILFFVRGDDPTESRYSLLGVFHSQWHLFGVKEGFYFPLGTDKFGRDLLSRMLVGAQVSLTVGVIGVLISFAIGIVLGGVSGYFGGWVDNVIQRLVEILLSFPRLPILLALSTIIPARWPSTWVYLGIVAVLALIGWAGLARVVRGQVISARNVDYVQAARGLGASDLRVILRHIMPNLSSFLIVTATLALPGYILGESALSFLGLGIKEPMTSWGLLLKDAQNFETLSLYPWLLLPGVLIVISVLAFNFMGDALRDAADTQSR, from the coding sequence GTGACCGCCACCCTCTCCCCCACCGCGCCGACCGCCGAGGTCCGCCAGACGCCGCTGAGCCTGGCCCTGCGGCGCTTCCGGCGCAACAAGGTCGGTGTGCTGAGCTTCTGGGTGCTGGTCGCGCTGTACGTGATCGCCATCTTCTCCGGGTTCCTCTCGCCATACTCGATCACCGCGCAGCACCAGGACAACCCGTACCAGCGGCCGCAGGCGGTGCACGTGGTGCACCAGGGCAAGCTGATGCGGCCCTTCGTGTACGGCTTCAAAAAATCCCGCGATCCCGTGACTTTCAAGGCCACCTTCGCGCCGGACACCTCGCGCCCCATCCCGATCCTGTTCTTCGTGCGCGGCGACGACCCCACCGAATCGCGCTACTCGCTGCTGGGCGTCTTCCACAGCCAGTGGCACCTGTTCGGCGTGAAGGAGGGCTTCTACTTCCCGCTGGGCACCGACAAGTTCGGCCGCGACCTGCTGTCGCGCATGCTGGTGGGCGCGCAGGTCAGCCTGACGGTCGGCGTGATCGGCGTGCTGATCTCCTTCGCCATCGGCATCGTGCTGGGCGGGGTCAGCGGGTACTTCGGCGGCTGGGTGGACAACGTCATCCAGCGGCTGGTGGAGATCCTGCTGTCGTTCCCGCGCCTGCCGATCCTGCTGGCGCTCTCGACGATCATCCCGGCGCGTTGGCCCTCGACGTGGGTGTATCTGGGCATCGTGGCGGTGCTCGCGCTGATCGGCTGGGCGGGGCTGGCGCGGGTGGTGCGCGGGCAGGTCATCTCGGCGCGGAACGTGGACTACGTGCAGGCGGCGCGCGGCCTGGGCGCCAGCGACCTGCGCGTGATCCTGCGGCACATCATGCCGAACCTGAGCTCGTTCCTGATCGTCACGGCGACCCTGGCGCTGCCCGGCTACATCCTGGGCGAGAGCGCCCTGAGCTTTCTGGGCCTGGGCATCAAGGAGCCCATGACGTCGTGGGGGCTGCTGCTGAAGGACGCGCAGAACTTCGAGACCCTGAGCCTGTACCCGTGGCTGCTGCTGCCCGGCGTCCTGATCGTGATCTCGGTGCTGGCCTTCAACTTCATGGGCGACGCCCTGCGCGACGCCGCCGACACACAGAGCCGCTGA
- a CDS encoding ABC transporter permease, whose amino-acid sequence MLTYALRRVLGMIPTLLLISAVCFVVINLQPGSFLDQYLEDPRVTKETVAAITKQLGLDQPAWVQYLTWIKGIVLHGDFGFSFANGRPVSSLIWERLGWTVFLAVLTLIVSWVIAIPLGIYTAINRYGPASTFANFLGYVSLATPDFLVALLLIALVLHFGGTNVGGLFSPKFIDAPWSPARVLDLLNHLWIPMIAIGLEGVAGLMRQMRASTLDVINQDYVRTARSKGLDERTVLWRHAVRNAINPLISLAGLSLPSLISGTIIASIVLNLPTIGPFLYDSLLNKDQYVAMTLLLLSAALLLLGNLLADLALAWSDPRVRFE is encoded by the coding sequence ATGCTGACCTACGCCCTGCGCCGCGTGCTGGGCATGATCCCCACGCTGCTGCTGATCAGCGCCGTGTGCTTCGTGGTGATCAACCTCCAGCCCGGCTCCTTTCTCGACCAGTACCTCGAAGATCCGCGCGTGACCAAGGAAACGGTCGCCGCCATCACCAAGCAGCTCGGCCTGGACCAGCCCGCGTGGGTGCAGTACCTGACGTGGATCAAGGGCATCGTGCTGCACGGCGACTTCGGCTTCTCGTTCGCCAACGGCCGCCCGGTCAGCTCGCTGATCTGGGAACGGCTCGGCTGGACCGTGTTCCTGGCGGTGCTCACGCTGATCGTGAGCTGGGTAATTGCCATTCCGCTGGGCATCTACACCGCCATCAACCGCTATGGCCCGGCGTCCACCTTCGCCAACTTCCTGGGCTATGTCAGCCTCGCCACGCCGGACTTTCTGGTGGCGCTGCTGCTGATCGCGCTGGTGCTGCACTTCGGCGGCACGAACGTGGGCGGCCTGTTCAGCCCGAAGTTCATCGACGCGCCGTGGAGCCCGGCGCGCGTGCTCGACCTGCTCAACCACCTGTGGATTCCCATGATCGCCATCGGGCTGGAGGGCGTGGCGGGCCTGATGCGCCAGATGCGCGCCAGCACGCTGGACGTCATCAACCAGGACTACGTCCGGACCGCGCGCTCCAAGGGCCTGGACGAGCGCACGGTGCTGTGGCGGCACGCGGTGCGCAACGCGATCAATCCCCTCATCAGTCTCGCGGGCCTGAGCCTGCCCAGCCTGATCTCCGGGACGATCATCGCCAGCATCGTGCTGAACCTGCCCACCATCGGGCCGTTCCTGTACGACTCGCTGTTGAACAAGGACCAGTACGTCGCCATGACGCTGCTGCTGTTGAGCGCCGCGCTGCTGCTGCTCGGGAACCTGCTCGCGGACCTCGCGCTGGCGTGGTCCGACCCACGCGTGAGGTTCGAGTGA